A single Chanos chanos chromosome 8, fChaCha1.1, whole genome shotgun sequence DNA region contains:
- the gtf2f1 gene encoding general transcription factor IIF subunit 1 encodes MASLGSSSSSSTEYIVRVPKNTSKKYNIMAFNAGDKVNCSTWTQARMERDMSNRRMYGEEETAEGAAGSEFGKKQREEARKKKFGIVTREFKLEDQPWILKVNGKAGRRFKGQKKGGVTENASYYIFTQCPDGAFEAFPVHGWYNFTPQAKHRTLTAEEAEEEWGRRNKVVNHFSIMLQRRLRDQERGEEDEEEGEKGGKKKKKGGRGGDLRIHDLEDEEEMSSEDSDSSVGEDGERKSKAKKDSSAKGKGKKKKRKKSSDAEGREDSDDGDFEGLEVDYMSDESSSEEEEPEKAKPAKEEELPKGIDEESESEEESEEEIKNEEEGKEDEEEEDGKKTPVQMDKKKKKDSSGESDSSEDSDIEGEAASPLFMMKKRTPPKRAGGRGSGNSSRAGSRPGTPSIDNASTSNTLRAAANKLEQGKRQTPVSSSDTPAPKRLKMDPSTQNSSGKSTPQPSSGKSTPSSSDVQLTEEAVRRYLIRKPMTTKDLLKKFQTKRTGLSSEQTVNVLAQILKRLNPERKNINDKMHFYLTE; translated from the exons ATGGCATCACTG GGTAGCAGCAGCTCCTCATCAACAGAATATATTGTCCGAGTTCCTAA AAACACCAGTAAAAAGTATAACATCATGGCTTTCAATGCTGGTGACAAGGTGAACTGCTCCACCTGGACCCAG GCACGCATGGAGCGGGACATGAGTAACCGACGGATGTACGGGGAGGAGGAGACGGCAGAGGGGGCAGCAGGTAGTGAATTTGGGAAGAAACAAAGGGAGGAGGCCCGCAAGAAGAAATTTGGCATCGTCACAAGGGAGTTCAAGCTGGAGGACCAGCCCTGGATCCTCAAAGTCAACGGCAAAGCTGGACGGAG GTTTAAAGGCCAGAAGAAAGGAGGAGTGACAGAAAACGCCTCGTACTACATTTTCACCCAGTGTCCCGACGGAGCCTTCGAGGCCTTCCCAGTGCACGGCTGGTACAACTTCACACCACAGGCCAAACACCGCACTCTCACAGCAGAGGAAGCGGAGGAGGAGTGGGGCAG gaGGAACAAAGTGGTGAACCACTTCAGCATTATGCTCCAGAGACGACTGCGGGACCAGGAGCgtggagaggaagatgaggaggagggcgagaaaggagggaagaaaaagaagaaaggaggcCGTGGCGGAGACTTACGCATTCACGACcttgaggatgaagaggagatgAGCAGTGAGGACAGTGACAGCAGCGTAGGAGAGG atggagagagaaagtcaaaagcaaagaaagacagCAGTGCCAAAGGTAAGggcaaaaagaagaagaggaaaaagtcGAGTGATGCAGAAGGTCGAGAGGACAGTGATGACGGAGACTTTGAGGGACTGGAGGTGGATTACATGTCAGATGAGAGCAG ctcagaggaggaggagcctgAGAAGGCCAAACCTGCGAAAGAAGAGGAGCTTCCAAAAG GAATCGATGAAGAATcggagagtgaggaggagagtgaggaggagataaagaatgaggaagaagggaaagaggatgaggaggaagaggatggaaAGAAGACTCCTGTGCAAAtggacaagaagaaaaagaagg acagcagtggagagtCTGACAGCTCAGAGGACAGCGACATAGAGGGAGAAGCAGCTTCACCCCTTTTCATGATG AAGAAACGCACTCCGCCCAAACGGGCAGGGGGTCGAGGATCCGGGAACAGTTCAAGAGCAGGCAGCCGACCTGGGACGCCATCCATCGACAACGCCAGCACGTCCAACACGCTCCGCGCCGCTGCTAACAAACTCGAACAAg gCAAACGTCAGACACCGGTGTCCAGCTCAGACACCCCAGCGCCAAAGAGGCTGAAGATGGACCCCAGCACTCAGAACTCATCCGGAAAGAGTACACCCCAGCCTTCATCAGGCAAATCCACCCCCAGCTCCAG TGATGTGCAGCTGACTGAAGAAGCAGTGCGCAGATATCTGATCCGAAAGCCCATGACCACAAAAGACCTGCTGAAGAAGTTCCAGACCAAACGTACGGGTCTGAGCAGCGAGCAGACGGTCAATGTCCTCGCCCAGATCCTCAAACGACTCAACCCGGAGAGGAAGAACATAAATGACAAGATGCACTTTTATCTCACTGAGTGA
- the alkbh7 gene encoding alpha-ketoglutarate-dependent dioxygenase alkB homolog 7, mitochondrial, which translates to MSLLLRALNQAHKIPQIHVCCSSSASVRSPLRTSQERTGHLKWLCASSPDVLESVRGQVEVWENFITEEEEQAFLKELEPGLKKKRYEFDHWDNAIHGFRETERIQWGAVCQGALNRLRAVAFPEGSQLLGPVHVLDLDKTGYIKPHIDSVKFCGSTISGLSLLSDSVMRLVREDNVADWVNLLLTRRSLYILRNEARFKYTHEILKDGESYFSGQRVPRQRRISVICRNLPA; encoded by the exons ATGAGCCTGCTACTTAGAGCTTTAAATCAAGCACATAAGATACCACAAATTCACGTTTGTTGTTCCAGTTCTGCATCAGTCAGGTCACCTTTGAGAACTAGTCAAGAGAGAACAGGGCACTTAAAGTGGCTGTGTGCTTCATCACCCGACGTGTTGGAGAGTGTGAGGGGACAGGTGGAGGTATGGGAGAACTTCATCACCGAAGAAGAGGAGCAGGCGTTCCTCAAAGAATTAGAACCGGGACTTAAGAAAAAACGCTACGAATTCGACCACTGGGATAAT GCCATCCACggtttcagagagacagagcgtaTTCAGTGGGGAGCTGTTTGTCAGGGGGCACTGAACAGGCTGCGTGCCGTCGCGTTCCCTGAGGGTAGTCAGTTACTTGGACCCGTTCACGTCCTGGACCTGGACAAGACGGGCTACATCAAACCTCACATCGACAGCGTAAAG TTCTGCGGTAGCACAATATCCGGGCTCAGTTTGTTGTCTGACAGCGTAATGCGACTAGTCCGAGAAGATAATGTTGCTGATTGGGTGAATTTGCTTCTGACGCGCCGTTCTCTCTACATTCTCAG GAATGAGGCCAGGTTTAAATATACACACGAGATTTTGAAAGATGGCGAGTCGTACTTCTCAGGGCAAAGAGTTCCTCGCCAACGTCGCATCTCCGTCATCTGCCGGAATCTTCCGGCCTGA